From Candidatus Neomarinimicrobiota bacterium:
GGCGGAGGTCAGAAAACTGGCGGAGGAGATTAAAACAGATTACAATCAAATGCATGTACTCCTAAATAATGCCGGTGCCTATTTCAGTGAATTCAAAAAAACGGATGAGGGATTTGAGCGGACATTTGCCTTGAATCATCTTTCCTATTTCCTGCTCACCGACCTTCTGTTGGATATGCTCGAAAAAACAGGAAACGCGAGGATCGTCAATGTTGCGTCCGATGCACACCAGGGCGCTAAACTCAGGTTCGAGAATTTACAGGGATTTGACGGCTACAGAGGCTGGCCGGCTTACTGCAAATCCAAACTGGCAAATATTATGTTTACGTATGAACTCGATCGCAGAATTGCAGGAAAAGGCATTACAGTAAATTGCCTTCATCCGGGATTTGTGGATACCAATTTTGGAAACAACAATACTGGCAGTGCAAGAATCGGATTGAATGTCGCAAAAAAAGTGGGAGCCATTTCTCCGGAAAATGGCGGCAAGACCAGTATTTATTTAGTTTCGTCTCCGGAAGTTGATGGCGTAAGCGGAAAATACTTTTCCAAATGCAAACCCAAGAAAAGTAACAAGGCATCTTATATTGAAGCCGATCAGGAAAAGTTGTGGCAGCTTACAGAATCTTTTCTGGCCTGAAACTTTTGAAACAGCATGAAAGTATCCACCTGTAGATATGAAAAATTTCAACC
This genomic window contains:
- a CDS encoding SDR family oxidoreductase; the protein is MESAGSEKVICITGATDGIGKVAATELANLGYTLALVGRNPDKGNRVLTELTENTGNENIRFLACDLSSMAEVRKLAEEIKTDYNQMHVLLNNAGAYFSEFKKTDEGFERTFALNHLSYFLLTDLLLDMLEKTGNARIVNVASDAHQGAKLRFENLQGFDGYRGWPAYCKSKLANIMFTYELDRRIAGKGITVNCLHPGFVDTNFGNNNTGSARIGLNVAKKVGAISPENGGKTSIYLVSSPEVDGVSGKYFSKCKPKKSNKASYIEADQEKLWQLTESFLA